One window of Halopseudomonas maritima genomic DNA carries:
- a CDS encoding phospholipase D-like domain-containing protein — protein sequence MPTPLYRLLAVLLLALSGCQPMPDELSTATPLRPAEQVELLLDQTWRDSQGQEHSQQQIMDRVLSLIDGANELVVVDMFLFNDFAGEDSYRPLSSELTSALIAARQRHPQMPVVLITDPFNTLYGGIASAQFEALRSAGVGVVMTDLSQLPASNPTWTGIWTLCCSYLGNSTEGGWLPNPVGDGKVTLRSYLHLLNFRANHRKTLVVGRSGEWTGLVTSMNPHDASSRHDNSAVQFSGAAALDLLQTERAVALLSGYAPAADWPVAPAVSGSTPPQLQVLTEGAIEQGLLQLIDSAQTGDVLDLEMFYLSSRPVIEALIAAHQRGATLRVLLDPNRDAFGREKNGIPNRQAAWDLHQAGIAVRWCATEGEQCHRKWIRLERGDGSAELIAGSANFTRRNLHDLNLETSVRLVSRSDGPQISQQRGDFEREWQNANGAIYSLPYADFADHSRWRYLVYRFMEASGLSTF from the coding sequence ATGCCCACACCCCTCTACCGCCTGTTAGCGGTCCTGTTGCTCGCCCTGTCTGGCTGCCAACCAATGCCCGACGAGCTGTCTACCGCCACCCCACTGCGCCCCGCCGAGCAGGTAGAGCTGCTGCTTGACCAGACCTGGCGCGATAGCCAGGGGCAGGAGCATAGCCAGCAACAGATCATGGACCGGGTGCTGTCGCTGATCGACGGCGCCAACGAATTGGTAGTCGTGGACATGTTTCTGTTCAACGATTTTGCCGGCGAGGACAGCTATCGGCCGCTGTCGAGCGAGCTGACCAGCGCGCTGATCGCCGCCCGCCAGCGGCACCCGCAGATGCCGGTGGTGCTGATTACCGATCCGTTCAACACCTTGTACGGCGGCATAGCGTCTGCGCAGTTCGAGGCGCTGCGCAGCGCTGGTGTCGGCGTGGTGATGACCGACCTGAGCCAGCTGCCCGCCTCCAACCCCACCTGGACCGGCATCTGGACCCTGTGCTGCAGCTACCTGGGCAACAGCACCGAGGGCGGCTGGCTACCCAACCCGGTCGGCGACGGCAAGGTCACGCTGCGCAGCTACCTGCACCTGCTGAACTTCCGCGCCAATCACCGCAAGACCCTGGTCGTTGGCCGCAGCGGCGAGTGGACCGGTCTGGTCACCTCCATGAACCCGCATGACGCCAGCAGTCGCCACGACAACAGCGCGGTGCAATTCAGCGGCGCAGCAGCACTCGACCTGCTGCAGACCGAGCGCGCCGTGGCGCTACTGTCGGGCTACGCGCCAGCAGCCGACTGGCCTGTCGCCCCAGCAGTGTCCGGCAGCACGCCACCGCAGTTGCAGGTGCTGACCGAGGGCGCCATTGAACAGGGGCTGCTGCAGTTGATCGACTCGGCGCAAACCGGTGATGTGCTGGATCTGGAGATGTTCTACCTGTCATCGCGGCCGGTCATAGAGGCGCTGATTGCAGCCCACCAACGCGGCGCGACGCTGCGCGTGCTACTCGACCCCAACCGCGACGCCTTTGGCCGGGAGAAGAATGGCATCCCCAACCGGCAGGCAGCCTGGGATCTGCACCAAGCCGGTATTGCCGTGCGCTGGTGCGCCACCGAGGGCGAGCAATGCCATCGCAAGTGGATCAGGCTGGAGCGCGGCGACGGCAGCGCCGAGCTGATTGCCGGCTCCGCCAACTTTACCCGCCGCAACCTGCACGATCTGAATCTGGAAACCAGCGTGCGTCTGGTCAGCCGCAGCGATGGTCCGCAGATCAGCCAGCAGCGAGGCGACTTTGAACGCGAATGGCAGAACGCCAACGGCGCCATCTACAGCCTGCCCTACGCAGACTTTGCAGATCACAGCCGTTGGCGCTATCTGGTGTACCGCTTTATGGAGGCCAGTGGGCTCTCGACCTTCTGA
- a CDS encoding DUF805 domain-containing protein: protein MEWYIAVLKKYVEFQGRARRKEYWMFILFNVLASIICGVIDGVLGIVLLVPIYSLAVLLPSIAVCIRRLHDTNRSGWWILISLVPLVGGIILLIFMCIEGDAADNRFGPNPKLA, encoded by the coding sequence ATGGAATGGTATATCGCTGTATTGAAGAAGTATGTCGAGTTTCAGGGCCGCGCCCGTCGTAAGGAATACTGGATGTTTATTCTGTTCAACGTCCTGGCCTCTATCATCTGCGGCGTGATTGATGGCGTGCTCGGCATCGTGCTGCTGGTACCGATTTACTCACTGGCCGTTCTGCTGCCGTCGATTGCGGTGTGCATCCGCCGCTTGCACGACACCAACCGTAGCGGCTGGTGGATTCTGATCAGCCTGGTGCCACTGGTGGGCGGTATCATCCTGCTGATTTTCATGTGCATTGAAGGGGACGCTGCCGACAATCGCTTTGGCCCCAACCCCAAACTGGCATAA
- a CDS encoding YdbH domain-containing protein: MRRRVSILLLFVLVLTLAALLARHWGLQQLHATGVQQLDWQGVQWRGGAVVLDRLQLQMVDGLQLDVRQLRLQPGWRDGLRVRALQADSLGVNLPAGPESGESSGFDPLLLLGDEQFWRRLADWAPDEAAVGQIEASLPCRDQRCQLAGRWHLRRSAQGDDVTLSSTLLLNLDGQQLSLQPQLQLAAQRVRLTAPLQIDGAAAAQLHSEWQGGQHWQGRLQIPDWPQTPWLFGYLGRWLALGALPVEQIPAAAQLELDWQLDAARVPEALDDWLAGDVQLQGRLVLPEPWLVAQLGELSGELSLQVQGAAGDWRLRQAHLQALVQTPRVTALQTLPAALQPAQLTLQLTPLPDQRLLADAALQLDVQAGVTLPQGGELTLAGPVSVPLSRNWQLASDALLLRLQAPQLSLPQLRARDVTGRWTLRVQATADAVHSALTAPGSLAWQQLQLRDAQLTLRGARLEQPAFELTLPLNGDDTLSAAGRLTGKLDALEHAQLTPQRWDLRADWRWQQAALNWNGNLSNAAGLELAHQASWRSDGSWRLDGELTPLFMRAGNPLADSLTAWPELLSFASGQVGGTLSVSSGQSLRVRGDLTLTGLKGIYDRIAFSGLEGPLQLRLAAEQLTLEAPSLALAQANPGIELGPVRGQLSYHAALAQPAGGRLEVTELRTGLLGGEVRVLPTTLDLAQREQRAELQLQGLELGRLFEVYPTEGLSGGGTLDGRLPVLLRDGQLLIDDGAVAAREPGGVLRYRSDKLQRLAAANPSMRELAGVLEDFHYTVLSSQVDYGENGNMVLGLRLQGSNPDFQQGRQVNLNVTLEENIPALLASLQLSGKVSEIIQQRVQQHLIKQRAQQP, encoded by the coding sequence ATGCGCCGGCGTGTTTCGATTCTGCTGCTGTTTGTTCTGGTGCTGACGCTGGCAGCGCTGCTGGCGCGTCACTGGGGGCTGCAGCAGTTGCACGCTACCGGAGTGCAGCAGCTCGACTGGCAGGGCGTACAGTGGCGTGGCGGTGCAGTGGTGCTGGACCGGCTGCAGCTGCAGATGGTCGACGGACTGCAGCTGGATGTCCGCCAGCTGCGGCTGCAGCCGGGCTGGCGCGATGGGCTGCGGGTCCGTGCGCTGCAGGCTGACAGCCTGGGTGTGAATCTGCCGGCAGGGCCGGAGAGTGGTGAGTCCAGCGGCTTTGACCCACTACTGCTGCTCGGCGATGAGCAGTTCTGGCGACGTTTGGCGGATTGGGCGCCGGATGAGGCTGCAGTCGGGCAGATTGAGGCCAGCCTGCCGTGCCGTGACCAGCGTTGCCAACTGGCCGGTCGTTGGCATCTGCGGCGCTCGGCTCAGGGCGACGACGTGACGCTGTCCAGCACCCTGCTGCTGAATCTGGACGGTCAGCAACTGAGCTTGCAACCGCAGTTGCAACTGGCGGCGCAGCGCGTGCGGCTGACGGCGCCGTTGCAGATAGACGGCGCAGCAGCGGCCCAACTGCATAGCGAATGGCAGGGTGGACAGCACTGGCAGGGCCGCTTGCAGATACCGGATTGGCCACAAACGCCTTGGCTGTTTGGTTATCTCGGGCGCTGGCTGGCCCTGGGGGCGCTGCCCGTTGAGCAGATACCTGCCGCCGCACAGCTGGAGCTGGACTGGCAGCTGGACGCAGCGCGGGTGCCCGAGGCGCTGGATGACTGGCTGGCCGGTGATGTGCAGCTGCAGGGACGGCTGGTGTTACCTGAGCCCTGGCTGGTAGCGCAGCTGGGTGAGCTGAGCGGTGAGTTGAGTCTGCAGGTGCAAGGCGCGGCGGGCGACTGGCGACTGCGACAGGCACACCTGCAGGCGCTGGTGCAGACGCCCCGGGTGACCGCCTTGCAGACATTGCCGGCGGCGCTGCAGCCGGCGCAGCTCACGCTGCAGCTTACCCCTTTGCCAGATCAGCGCTTGCTGGCGGATGCTGCGCTGCAGCTTGATGTGCAGGCTGGTGTCACGTTGCCCCAGGGTGGGGAGCTGACGCTGGCTGGCCCCGTGAGCGTGCCGCTGAGCCGCAACTGGCAGCTTGCCAGTGATGCCTTGTTGCTGCGACTGCAAGCACCGCAGCTGAGTCTGCCGCAGCTGCGCGCCCGTGACGTGACGGGCCGCTGGACGCTGCGCGTGCAGGCCACCGCCGACGCCGTGCACAGCGCACTGACCGCGCCTGGCAGCCTGGCCTGGCAGCAGTTGCAACTGCGTGATGCGCAACTGACGCTGCGCGGCGCTCGGCTTGAACAGCCGGCCTTTGAGCTAACGCTGCCGCTGAATGGCGATGACACATTGAGCGCCGCGGGCCGGCTGACGGGCAAGCTGGACGCACTGGAGCACGCGCAGCTCACACCACAGCGCTGGGATCTGCGCGCTGACTGGCGCTGGCAGCAGGCAGCGCTGAACTGGAATGGCAACCTGAGCAACGCCGCCGGCCTGGAGCTGGCCCATCAAGCCAGCTGGCGCAGCGACGGTAGCTGGCGCCTGGATGGCGAGCTGACACCGCTGTTTATGCGTGCCGGTAATCCGCTGGCCGATAGTCTGACCGCCTGGCCCGAGCTGCTCAGTTTTGCCAGTGGGCAGGTTGGCGGCACCTTGAGCGTTAGCAGCGGGCAGTCGCTGCGCGTGCGGGGCGACTTGACGCTCACAGGTCTCAAGGGCATCTACGACCGTATCGCCTTCAGTGGTCTGGAGGGGCCGCTGCAGCTCCGCTTGGCGGCTGAGCAGCTAACTCTGGAGGCGCCGTCGCTGGCGCTGGCCCAGGCCAACCCGGGCATTGAGCTGGGGCCCGTGCGCGGGCAGTTGTCCTATCACGCAGCGCTGGCGCAGCCGGCCGGTGGTCGCCTTGAGGTGACCGAGCTGCGCACCGGCCTGTTGGGTGGTGAAGTGCGTGTGCTACCCACCACACTGGATCTGGCGCAGCGTGAACAGCGCGCCGAACTGCAGCTGCAGGGTCTGGAACTGGGCCGGCTGTTCGAAGTCTACCCAACAGAGGGGTTGAGTGGCGGCGGCACGCTGGATGGACGCCTGCCGGTGCTGCTGCGCGATGGGCAACTGCTGATCGACGATGGCGCGGTTGCCGCGCGCGAGCCGGGCGGCGTGCTGCGCTACCGCTCGGACAAGCTGCAGCGTCTCGCCGCAGCCAACCCGAGTATGCGTGAGCTGGCGGGGGTGCTGGAAGACTTTCACTATACTGTCCTTAGCTCCCAGGTAGACTACGGCGAGAATGGCAACATGGTCCTCGGGCTGCGTCTGCAAGGCAGCAATCCCGACTTTCAGCAGGGGCGGCAGGTCAACCTGAATGTCACCCTGGAAGAGAACATTCCGGCCTTGCTGGCCAGCCTGCAATTGAGCGGCAAGGTCAGCGAGATCATTCAACAGCGGGTTCAGCAGCACCTGATCAAACAGCGTGCCCAGCAACCCTGA
- a CDS encoding YnbE family lipoprotein — MYRRGLTIVFLAGLLSACAGPTVQLAAPSEPININLNVKIEHEIYVKVDRELDDIFDESSGLF, encoded by the coding sequence ATGTACAGGCGAGGGCTGACAATCGTGTTTCTGGCCGGCCTGCTGTCGGCCTGCGCCGGACCGACGGTGCAACTGGCAGCGCCCAGCGAGCCGATCAACATCAACCTGAACGTGAAGATCGAGCACGAGATCTACGTCAAGGTGGATCGCGAGCTGGACGACATCTTCGACGAATCCAGTGGCCTGTTCTGA
- a CDS encoding YdbL family protein, whose protein sequence is MRKTTFLICGLLALLLGSGAALAMNLNQAMSALPAAKSAGQLGEQPNGYLGVVSNAGDAAEIARQINAARKAEYQKVARDNGVALSDVELIAGQKAIDRTPSGQYIQVNGQWTKK, encoded by the coding sequence ATGCGCAAAACGACTTTTCTGATCTGTGGCCTGCTGGCCCTGCTGCTGGGCAGCGGTGCGGCGCTGGCCATGAACCTCAACCAGGCGATGTCTGCGCTGCCGGCAGCCAAGTCGGCCGGCCAGCTGGGCGAGCAGCCCAACGGTTATCTCGGGGTAGTCAGCAACGCTGGCGACGCCGCCGAAATCGCCCGCCAGATCAATGCCGCGCGCAAGGCCGAGTACCAAAAGGTAGCGCGTGACAACGGTGTAGCGCTCAGCGACGTCGAGTTGATTGCCGGCCAGAAAGCGATTGATCGTACCCCGTCTGGTCAGTACATCCAGGTCAACGGTCAGTGGACGAAGAAGTAG
- a CDS encoding DUF3047 domain-containing protein, with amino-acid sequence MRRHTLALLPALLVAGTCAAQTYTPADISQWPERRFTEPTHYQLEQRSDSSLLRADCSNGQASARYLEQQIDLRETPVLRWSWTISAPLQGLDERQRDGDDYPVRLYVVKDGGLLAWRTLALNYVWSSSQPVGSHWPNAYTANAQMLAVSSGAPAGMTTLERNVREDFQRLHGQTLDQIDGVAIMTDCDNSGQSVTGWYGTIEWLPATSSSTDR; translated from the coding sequence ATGCGACGCCACACACTTGCCCTGCTGCCCGCCCTGCTCGTTGCCGGCACCTGCGCAGCTCAGACCTACACTCCGGCGGACATCAGCCAGTGGCCTGAACGCCGTTTCACAGAGCCCACCCACTATCAGCTGGAGCAGCGCAGCGACAGCAGCCTGCTGCGCGCCGACTGCAGCAACGGTCAGGCCAGCGCTCGCTACCTGGAACAGCAGATTGATTTGCGCGAGACGCCCGTGCTGCGCTGGTCGTGGACCATCAGCGCGCCGCTGCAAGGCCTCGACGAGCGTCAGCGCGACGGTGACGACTATCCGGTGCGGCTATACGTAGTGAAAGACGGCGGGCTATTGGCCTGGCGGACGCTAGCGCTGAACTACGTCTGGTCCTCCAGCCAACCGGTTGGCTCGCACTGGCCCAACGCCTACACCGCCAACGCGCAGATGCTGGCCGTGAGCAGCGGCGCACCGGCCGGCATGACAACGCTGGAGCGCAACGTAAGGGAGGATTTCCAGCGCCTGCACGGGCAGACGCTGGATCAGATAGACGGGGTGGCGATCATGACCGACTGCGACAACAGCGGTCAGTCCGTTACCGGCTGGTATGGCACCATCGAATGGCTACCGGCTACTTCTTCGTCCACTGACCGTTGA
- a CDS encoding lipase secretion chaperone, whose product MKALVYLPLLAAALLLGWQLSRSTPPAPAPTQAVIAADPTAQTPPVNLLREPPSTTAVAPQANSLRGTEVDGRLQVDADGNLLISDQLRHLFDYYLSTAGEQDHEQIVAQVQALIRDSLDDPARSQALDLFQRYLDYQRALVELEQDFPAAADIDSLWARQDAVQRLRADLFSPAEHQAFFAAEESYNRFTLERLSILHNPNLSDDEKAQDIEALRESLPEAMQALLVPQIHQDLRQQTQALRAAGANEGAVRDLRMQMVGPEATARLEALDVQRAQWQQRLDDFVRERDAILSQPGLADSDRDSAVQALLEARFDRTEQLRVSALER is encoded by the coding sequence ATGAAAGCCCTTGTTTACCTTCCCCTGCTGGCGGCAGCGCTGCTGCTGGGCTGGCAGTTATCCCGCTCCACCCCACCAGCGCCGGCGCCAACCCAAGCCGTCATCGCGGCCGACCCGACGGCGCAGACGCCACCGGTCAACTTGCTGCGCGAGCCCCCTTCCACCACCGCCGTCGCACCGCAGGCCAACTCGCTGCGCGGCACCGAGGTCGATGGCCGCCTGCAAGTCGACGCCGACGGCAACCTGCTGATCAGCGACCAGCTGCGGCACCTGTTCGACTATTACCTGAGCACCGCCGGCGAACAAGATCACGAGCAGATCGTCGCTCAGGTTCAAGCGCTGATCCGTGACAGCCTGGATGACCCTGCGCGCAGCCAGGCGCTGGACCTGTTCCAGCGCTATCTCGACTATCAACGTGCGCTGGTCGAGCTTGAGCAGGACTTCCCTGCGGCGGCTGACATCGACAGCCTGTGGGCCCGGCAGGACGCCGTGCAGCGCCTGCGTGCCGACCTCTTCAGCCCGGCCGAGCACCAGGCCTTCTTTGCCGCCGAGGAGAGCTACAACCGCTTCACCCTGGAGCGCCTGAGCATCCTGCACAACCCGAATCTCAGCGACGACGAAAAGGCCCAAGACATCGAGGCGCTGCGCGAAAGCCTGCCCGAGGCCATGCAGGCGCTGCTGGTACCACAAATTCACCAGGATCTGCGCCAGCAGACCCAGGCTCTGCGCGCGGCCGGCGCCAATGAGGGCGCGGTGCGTGACCTGCGGATGCAGATGGTCGGCCCGGAGGCTACGGCCCGCCTGGAGGCGCTGGATGTGCAGCGCGCGCAATGGCAGCAGCGACTGGATGATTTTGTGCGCGAACGCGACGCCATTCTCAGCCAGCCCGGGCTGGCCGACAGTGACCGCGACAGCGCCGTACAGGCGCTGCTTGAGGCGCGTTTCGACCGCACCGAACAGCTGCGTGTCAGCGCGCTGGAGCGCTGA
- a CDS encoding triacylglycerol lipase, protein MSRKTRLSVACGLIAALGVSTQANAFWFSSSSQYTKTKYPIVLTHGMLGFDSLLGVDYWYGIPSALRKDGATVYLTEVSQLDTSEARGEQLLEQVEEIVAISGKDKVNLIGHSHGGPTIRYVAALRPDLVASVTSVGSPHKGSAAADFLRQVPEGSAGEALLAGIVNGMGALINFLSGSSSSSPQNSLGTLESLNSEGAARFNAKFPQGIPTSACGEGAYKVNGVRYYSWGGTSPLTNFLDVSDMLLGASSLTFGGEANDGLVGRCSSHLGMVIRDNYRMNHLDEVNQTLGLTSLFETDPVTVYRQQANRLKNAGL, encoded by the coding sequence ATGTCGCGTAAAACCCGACTCAGCGTCGCCTGCGGCCTGATCGCCGCATTGGGCGTGAGCACCCAGGCCAATGCGTTCTGGTTCAGCTCATCATCGCAATACACCAAGACCAAGTACCCCATCGTGCTGACCCACGGCATGCTCGGCTTCGACAGCCTGCTGGGCGTGGATTACTGGTACGGCATCCCCAGCGCCCTGCGCAAGGATGGCGCCACCGTCTACCTCACCGAAGTCAGCCAGCTTGACACCTCCGAGGCCCGGGGCGAGCAGCTGCTCGAACAGGTGGAAGAGATTGTCGCGATCAGCGGCAAGGACAAGGTCAACCTGATCGGCCACAGCCACGGCGGCCCGACCATCCGTTATGTCGCCGCGCTGCGCCCGGATCTGGTCGCATCGGTTACCAGCGTCGGTTCACCGCACAAAGGCTCGGCCGCCGCCGACTTCCTGCGTCAGGTCCCCGAGGGCTCTGCCGGCGAAGCCCTGCTGGCCGGTATCGTCAACGGCATGGGTGCACTGATCAACTTCCTGTCCGGCAGCAGCTCAAGCTCCCCGCAGAACTCGCTGGGCACGCTGGAATCACTGAACAGCGAAGGTGCCGCGCGCTTCAACGCCAAGTTCCCGCAGGGCATTCCGACCAGCGCCTGTGGTGAGGGTGCCTATAAGGTCAACGGCGTGCGCTACTACTCCTGGGGCGGCACCAGCCCGCTGACCAATTTCCTGGACGTATCCGACATGCTGCTGGGCGCCTCGTCGCTGACCTTCGGCGGTGAAGCCAACGACGGTCTGGTCGGCCGCTGCAGCTCGCACCTGGGTATGGTGATTCGTGACAACTACCGCATGAACCACCTGGATGAGGTCAACCAGACCCTGGGCCTGACCAGCCTGTTCGAAACCGATCCGGTGACCGTCTATCGCCAGCAGGCCAACCGCCTGAAGAACGCCGGTCTGTAA
- a CDS encoding transporter substrate-binding domain-containing protein — MPITPFARLLLCLLLCASPFTQAQTTPSPSTPLRVGITEVPPFVISDGKGDWEGISIDLWRAIAERQGWEFEWQVMPFSALLSAVEQGEVDVAVGALTMTAERETLFDFSHPFYQTGLAIGVPHTPKQGLLQSLKALFSWGFLSVIGGLALLLLGVGFALWLLERRRNAEQFGGSNAEGIGAGFWWAAVTMTTVGYGDKAPVTLAGRLLALVWMFAGLIMVASFTAAITSSLTVSNLQYQIGGPQDLPGNTVATIPGTASAQYLQEQRIISQHYPDLQSAMLAVSAGDSDAVVYDRPLLQYRNQQLGKDRLDLLPGVFDQQLYALALPTGSSRRDEINETILRLTESPEWRLIQRAYLGEAP; from the coding sequence ATGCCTATCACACCCTTCGCCCGCCTGTTGCTGTGCCTGCTACTGTGTGCCAGCCCATTCACTCAGGCTCAAACCACCCCCTCGCCGTCAACGCCACTGCGCGTCGGCATCACCGAAGTACCGCCTTTTGTCATCAGCGACGGCAAAGGTGACTGGGAGGGCATCAGCATCGATCTGTGGCGCGCCATCGCCGAGCGCCAGGGCTGGGAGTTCGAGTGGCAGGTCATGCCCTTTTCGGCCCTGCTGAGCGCGGTAGAGCAAGGCGAGGTGGACGTGGCGGTGGGCGCCTTGACCATGACCGCCGAGCGCGAAACGCTGTTCGACTTCAGCCACCCGTTTTATCAGACCGGCTTGGCCATCGGTGTGCCCCACACACCCAAGCAGGGGCTGCTGCAGAGCCTCAAGGCGCTGTTCAGCTGGGGCTTTCTCAGCGTCATTGGCGGGCTGGCGCTGCTGTTGCTGGGGGTTGGCTTTGCTCTCTGGCTGCTGGAGCGCCGACGCAACGCCGAGCAGTTTGGCGGCAGCAACGCTGAAGGGATTGGCGCCGGCTTCTGGTGGGCCGCAGTGACCATGACCACCGTCGGCTACGGCGACAAGGCGCCGGTCACCCTGGCGGGCCGACTGCTGGCATTGGTGTGGATGTTCGCCGGCCTGATCATGGTAGCCAGCTTCACCGCCGCCATCACCAGCTCACTGACTGTCAGCAACCTGCAATACCAGATCGGCGGACCACAGGATCTGCCCGGCAACACCGTCGCCACCATCCCCGGGACCGCCAGCGCGCAGTACCTGCAGGAGCAACGCATCATCTCGCAGCACTACCCTGACCTGCAAAGCGCGATGCTGGCCGTCAGCGCCGGCGATAGTGATGCGGTGGTATATGACCGCCCGCTACTGCAGTACCGCAACCAGCAGCTGGGCAAAGACCGTCTGGACCTGCTGCCCGGCGTCTTCGATCAGCAGCTCTATGCGCTGGCGCTGCCGACCGGCAGCTCCCGCCGCGACGAGATCAACGAGACTATCCTGCGCCTGACCGAGTCCCCCGAATGGCGGCTGATCCAGCGCGCCTATCTGGGTGAAGCCCCCTGA
- a CDS encoding NfeD family protein, with translation MVTGYLESYAFWLLLGLALLLSEFFFPGLIAVFFGLGALLVGGLTLIGLVDGLAWQLLLFSLFSLGTLWLLRRRFQRWLRGGESGLAQADADDAGLLGMRVSVLVDFVDGVGDVQLNGAKWDAESDEPLKQGETAWVVSHSGIVLRVSAVRPGAN, from the coding sequence ATGGTGACTGGATATCTGGAAAGTTATGCGTTCTGGCTGTTGCTGGGCCTGGCGTTGCTGTTGTCGGAGTTTTTCTTCCCTGGCCTGATTGCGGTGTTTTTTGGCTTGGGCGCTCTGCTGGTCGGCGGCCTGACCCTGATTGGCCTGGTTGACGGCCTGGCCTGGCAACTGCTGCTGTTCTCGCTGTTCAGCCTGGGCACGCTCTGGTTGCTGCGCCGACGGTTTCAGCGCTGGTTGCGCGGTGGTGAGTCGGGGCTGGCCCAGGCCGACGCTGATGATGCCGGGTTGCTTGGCATGCGTGTTAGCGTGCTGGTCGACTTTGTGGATGGCGTTGGCGACGTGCAGCTCAATGGTGCCAAGTGGGACGCCGAGTCTGACGAGCCGCTGAAACAAGGCGAGACCGCCTGGGTGGTGAGTCATTCCGGCATTGTGCTGCGAGTGAGCGCAGTCCGCCCTGGCGCTAACTGA
- a CDS encoding SPFH domain-containing protein, with product MEIATILSLGFLALVIVALAKTARIVPQRSAFIIERLGKYAKTLDAGFHILIPFVDRVAYKHTLKEEAIDVPSQACVTRDNIQVVVDGVIYLQVVDPKLASYGINDYRYASMQLAQTTLRSVVGKIDLDKTFEERETINIQVVEALDEAAKPWGVKVLRYEIADIELPATILDALEKQMRAERERRAVVAQSEGEREAKINVSEGVKQETINLSEADKQRQINEAEGKAREIELIATATAEGLRRVAEAINTQGGQEAVSLRVAEQYVKEFGKLAQTNNTMILPAELSNIGSAVAAITKTLETAKK from the coding sequence ATGGAAATCGCTACCATTTTGTCCCTTGGTTTTCTGGCGCTGGTCATTGTCGCCTTGGCAAAGACCGCGCGTATCGTGCCGCAGCGGTCGGCCTTCATCATCGAACGTCTGGGCAAGTATGCGAAAACCCTGGACGCCGGCTTTCATATCCTCATCCCCTTTGTTGATCGCGTGGCCTACAAGCACACTCTGAAGGAAGAGGCGATCGACGTGCCCAGCCAGGCGTGTGTGACCCGCGATAACATCCAGGTGGTAGTGGATGGCGTGATCTACCTGCAGGTTGTCGACCCCAAACTCGCCAGCTACGGCATCAACGACTACCGCTACGCCTCCATGCAGCTGGCGCAGACGACGCTGCGTTCGGTGGTCGGCAAGATCGATCTGGACAAGACCTTCGAGGAGCGTGAAACCATCAACATACAGGTGGTGGAGGCGCTGGATGAAGCGGCCAAGCCGTGGGGTGTGAAGGTGCTGCGTTACGAGATCGCCGACATTGAGCTGCCCGCGACCATCCTCGATGCACTGGAAAAGCAGATGCGCGCCGAGCGGGAACGGCGCGCTGTGGTTGCCCAGTCCGAAGGTGAGCGTGAAGCCAAGATCAACGTGTCAGAAGGGGTGAAGCAGGAAACCATCAACCTGTCCGAAGCAGACAAGCAGCGTCAGATCAATGAAGCCGAAGGTAAGGCGCGCGAGATCGAGCTGATCGCCACCGCAACCGCTGAAGGCCTGCGCCGCGTTGCTGAAGCCATCAACACCCAGGGCGGCCAGGAAGCGGTGTCCCTGCGCGTTGCCGAGCAGTACGTGAAAGAGTTCGGCAAGCTGGCACAGACCAACAACACCATGATCCTGCCGGCAGAACTGAGCAACATCGGCTCGGCAGTCGCCGCGATCACCAAGACGCTGGAAACAGCGAAGAAGTAA